A stretch of Triticum aestivum cultivar Chinese Spring chromosome 1D, IWGSC CS RefSeq v2.1, whole genome shotgun sequence DNA encodes these proteins:
- the LOC123159343 gene encoding uncharacterized protein, which produces MKITVIVLSVVVALFGVASAVLGFIAEGTKLTRNDIEVYSNECVYPDNPAYALGLLAALLLLLAQITVSAVGGCCGRCMPRGGGFSRSKAVAKSKRAIGAALCVLSWITALIAERFFLVGAAANIPMTRQTSQGRGCHSIKDGVFMMGAILSIVATVLGIISYIMLYAAAAGATTTMGAVAGPSLAGEIRLDEIAIGHPVAAQQHGQAV; this is translated from the exons ATGAAGATTACCGTGATCGTCTTGTCCGTCGTGGTAGCATTGTTTGGGGTCGCAAGTGCCGTCCTGGGGTTCATCGCCGAGGGCACCAAGCTCACG CGGAATGACATTGAGGTGTACAGCAACGAGTGCGTGTACCCTGACAACCCGGCATACGCGCTGGGGTTACTGGCGGCCCTCCTGCTACTGTTGGCCCAGATCACCGTCTCGGCCGTCGGCGGTTGCTGCGGCCGCTGCATGCCTCGGGGCGGCGGCTTCTCCAGGTCCAAGGCCGTTGCCAAGTCCAAGCGGGCCATTGGTGCCGCCCTCTGCGTCCTTTCATG GATAACGGCGTTGATCGCGGAGCggttcttcttggtaggcgcggcgGCGAACATCCCCATGACGCGCCAAACTAGCCAGGGTCGGGGGTGTCACTCCATCAAGGACGGCGTCTTCATGATGGGGGCCATTCTGAGCATCGTCGCCACCGTGCTGGGGATCATATCTTACATCATGCTTTACGCGGCGGCGGCTGGTGCTACTACTACCATGGGGGCCGTGGCGGGGCCGTCGTTGGCAGGCGAGATCAGACTTGACGAGATCGCGATCGGCCACCCTGTTGCCGCACAACAACACGGACAAGCTGTGTAG